In the genome of Thiorhodovibrio winogradskyi, the window GAGGCCGGTAAGCGGGTGCTTGGCATGCGCCACTTCGACGTTCAGTTGGTGGGTGGCATGGTGCTGCACTCAGGCAAGATCGCCGAGATGCGCACCGGCGAGGGCAAGACCCTGGTCGCCACCCTGGCGGCTTATCTCAATGCCTTGCCTGGCAAGGGCGTGCATGTGGTGACGGTGAATGATTATCTCGCCCGCCGCGACGCGGCCTGGATGGGGCAGGTTTATCACTTCCTCGGGCTCTCGGTGGGGGTGGTGAATTCTTCCGGTGGTCTTGGCCCGGATTCCGCTTCCTATCTCTACGATCCAGAGTTCGAACCGGCTGCTGGTGGCAGCGGCTATCGCCATTTGCGCCCCGTCACCCGGCGCGAGACCTACCATGCCGACATTACCTACGGCACCAATAACGAGTTCGGTTTCGACTACCTGCGCGACAACATGGCCTTCACCCCGGAGCAGCGGGTGCAGCGCGATCCTTTCTATGCCATTGTCGACGAGGTTGACTCCATCCTGATCGACGAGGCGCGCACGCCGCTCATTATCTCAGGTCCATCGGAGGGCAATAGCGATCTATATTTGCAGATCGACCAGATCGTACCCAAGCTCGAGCGCCAGGAACCCATCACCAACGAGGAAGGCCAGCCGGACTTTGGTCCTGGTGATTACTCAGTCGATGAGAAGGCGCGTCAAGTCTATTTGAGCGAGGACGGTCACGAGAAGGTCGAGGACATGCTGACCGAGCTTGGCCTGCTCGGCGAGGGCGAGAGCCTCTATGATGCCTCCAATATCGTTCTGATGCATCATGTGTATGCTGCTCTGCGTGCGCATGCGCTGTTCCAGAAAAATGTCGACTACATCGTCCGCGATGGGCAGATCATCATAGTCGATGAGTTTACCGGTCGCACCATGCCAGGGCGGCGTTGGTCCGAGGGGCTGCACCAGGCAGTCGAGGCCAAGGAACGGGTGGCCATCCAGCAGGAAAACCAGACGCTCGCCTCCATTACCTTTCAGAATCTATTCCGTCTCTATCCCAAGCTTGCGGGCATGACCGGCACGGCGGACACCGAGGCTTTCGAGTTCCAGCAGATCTATGGGCTCGAGGTCGTCGTGATTCCAACCAATGTGCCCATGATCCGCGCCGATCACGGCGATCTGGTCTATCTATCCCAGGATGAGAAGTACAAGGCCATCATCGAGGACATCAAGGACTGTGTCGCGCGCGGTCAGCCGGTGCTGGTCGGCACCGCGTCCATCGAGACCTCCGAACTGGTCGATAAACTGCTGAGCGCCGAGAAGATTCCGCACGAGGTGCTGAATGCCAAGCAGCACGAGCGCGAGGCGGGCATAGTGGCGCGCGCCGGCGAGCCGGGCGCGGTCACCATCGCCACCAATATGGCTGGTCGCGGCACCGACATCGTGCTGGGCGGCAATCTCGAGGCCGAGCTGGAAAATGCCGAGGATCCCGTCGAGCGAGAGCGCATCAAGACTGACTGGAAAGCCCGTCACCAGCAGGTCATCGACGCCGGCGGACTGCATGTGATTGGCACCGAGCGGCACGAGTCGCGCCGCATCGACAATCAGTTGCGCGGGCGCTCCGGCCGCCAGGGTGATCCCGGCTCCAGCCGCTTTTATCTGTCCTTGCGCGATAACTTGATGCGCATTTTCGCCTCCGACCGAGTCGCGAACATGATGCAGAAGCTCGGTATGCAGGAAGGCGAGGCAATCGAGCATCCCTGGGTGAGCAAAGCGATTGAAAACGCCCAGCGCAAGGTCGAGGGACGCAACTTCGATATCCGCAAGCAGTTGCTCGACTACGACGACGTCGCCAACGATCAGCGTAAGGTCATTTATCGGCAGCGCCGCGAGCTGATGGACGCGACCGAGGTCTCCGAGACCATTGAGGCGATGCGCCAGGACGTCCTCGGTCGCTTGATCGATCAGCATATTCCTAGACACAGTCTGGAAGAGCAATGGGACGTGCCGGGTCTGACCCAGGCGTTGGTCGATGAATTTGGCGGCGACTGGCCCATTCAACAATGGTTGGATCGAGACGATGAGCTGCATGAGGAGAGCCTGCGCCAGCGTATCGATGATGAACTCGCGCGCCGGTATCGCGACAAGAAAGACCAGGTAGGGGAAGAGAATTTCCGTCAGGTTGAAAAGGCTGTCATGCTGCAGACACTGGACACCCAGTGGAAGGAACATTTGGCGCAGATGGACTACCTGCGCCAGGGTATCCATCTGCGTGGCTATGCGCAGAAGAATCCCAAGCAGGAGTACAAGCGCGAGGCCTTCCAGATGTTCTCGGCGCTGCTTGATAGCATCAAGCAGGACGTGATTCGCACCCTCGCGCGCATGCAGGTGCAAATGCCGCCCGAGCTGTCCAGTCTGGCCGAGCGTCAGTTCGACCGAGAACGCGCTTTCGAGTTCAAGCACGAAAGTTTTGGTGGTTTGGGATCGGGCCCAGTATCCGGAGCAGAATCTGAAACAGCGTCTGGGGCAGCGGGCGAACCCGAGCTAGCACGGGAGACTGGTGGCGGGACAGAATCCGCCAGCGATCAGCAGCCCTTCGTGCGCGCCGGGCGCAAAATCGGCCGCAACGAGCCCTGTCCATGCGGTTCGGGCAAAAAGTACAAGCAATGCCACGGCAAGCTCGGCTGAGCGGCTGTGATCTTGGATTTCGGACCTGGCCGTCAGTCACAGTCGATGAGCGCTGAATCTTCCACCGCCTTTCGCGTCGCGGGTGTACGGCTTGCCACCGCCGCCGCCGGCATCCGCTACAGCGGGCGCGAGGATTTAGTGCTGATGGAGCTTGCCCCTGGCACCCAAACGGCCGCGGTCTTTACTCAAAACGCCTTTTGTGCCGCGCCTGTGACCCTGGCCCGCCAGCATCTGAACGTGACCTCGCCGCGTTATCTGTTGATCAATTCAGGCAACGCCAATGCCGGTACTGGCGCCCGCGGGCTTGCTGATGCCCGCGCGTGTTGCGCTCTGGTCGCTGACCAGGCAGGTTGCGCGGCCAATCAGGTGTTGCCCTTTTCCACCGGGGTGATAGGTGAGTATCTGCCGGTCGCGCGCATCGGCACCGCCCTGCCACCATTGTTCCAAGGGCTGCGGGCGGATGCCTGGGAAGCCGCTGCCCGCGCCATCATGACCACTGACACCCAGCCCAAGCTGGTCCGGCGTCAGTTCGAACTCAATGGACATCGCGCAACCCTGGTTGGCATAGCCAAGGGCGCTGGCATGATTTGTCCCAACATGGCCACCATGCTGGCCTTTGTCGCCACGGATCTGGCCATCGCCGAAGGGCCACTGCGCTCTAGTCTGAACACGGCCGTGGCCAGTACTTTCAATGCTATCAGCATTGATGGTGACACCTCCACCAACGACGCCTGCCTGCTGGCGGCAACCGGTGCACTGGGCAATCCGCTTCTGGAGGATGGGGATCCGAAGGGATTGGCGATCTGGCAACAGGTGCTTGATGATCTCTGCCTGGAACTCGCCACCGCCATTGTGCGCGATGGCGAGGGCGCGACCAAACTGGTGCGGGTCGCGGTGCGTGAGGCGAGTACCTGTGACGAGGCGCGCCTGGTGGCTGAAACCATTGCCCATTCGCCCCTGGTCAAGACCGCGCTGTTTGCTGGTGACCCCAACTGGGGCCGCATTCTGGCCGCGGTGGGTCGTGCCGGGGTCGTCGGGCTTGATATTGATCGGGTGACTATTTGGCTTGATGACGTCCGCATCGTCGCTGGTGGTGGGCGTGACCCGGACTATCGGGAAGAGCATGGTGCGCGGGTCATGGCACAGGATAGCTTCAAGATCGAGGTCCATCTCGGTCGAGGCAGCGCTGAACTCCGCATGCTCACCTGCGACCTCTCTTACGACTATGTGCGCATCAACGCCGAATACCGCAGCTGAGACCGAGCGGCGCGGGTTCTGTTAGTGCGAGCGCCGATTCAGGTCGTCGCCGGGGTGCTGCGTGATACGGCTGGCCAGGTGCTGGTCGCGCAACGTCCAGCCCAATCCCACCAGGGAGGTCTGTGGGAGTTCCCGGGAGGCAAGCTCGAGCCGGGAGAGACGCCCGAGCAAGGGCTTGCGCGTGAATTGCACGAAGAATTGGGTGTTGAGCTCCTTGCCAGCCGCCCTCTGATACAGGTTGAGCATGATTACGGCGACCGCTGGGTGCTCCTTGATGTGCATCTGGTGTCGAGTTATCGGGGCGAGCCCCGAGGATGCGAGGGCCAGCCCTTGGCCTGGTGGCCGATTGATGCCTTGAATCAGGATAGGTTTCCGCCCGCGGATCGCCCTGTTATCCAGGCCCTGGGGCTGCCGTCCTTATGTCTGATTACCCCCCAGGACGCCCCCGATCCCACGGATCAGGGGCAAAAACAACGCATGGAGCAGTTTCTTGCCTGTCTCGAGCGTGCCACCGACGCTGGTGACATGCTTGTGCTCTTGCGCGCCCATGCCCTCGGCGACGCTGCCTTTGCCGCGCTGGCGCGCGCCCTGGTTCCCGTCTGCCAGGCGCGCGGAATGCGCATGGTGTTAAACCGTGCACCCGGTGCTTTGAGTGGGCTATCGGCTCAGGGAGTTCACTTAACGGCCAGATATCTGCATGAATTGCCGGAGCCGCTCACCAAACGCACTGGCTTGCTGGGAGCTTCCTGTCATACGGCGGAAGATCTGGCGCGGGCGAGTGATCTGGAGCTCGATTACGCCATGTTGTCACCCGTGCAGGCGACCCGCAGTCATCCGGACGCGCAACCTCTGGGTTGGGATGAATTCGCGCGGCTGGTTCGACCCGCGCGCTTGCCGGTCTATGCACTGGGTGGTTTAACGCCCGCCGAGCTCTCGCAGGCCTGGGCGCATGGCGCTCAGGGCGTCGCGGCCATGCGTGGCCTTTTTCCCGCGGAGTGGGACTCTACGAGCTGATTGACACCGCTATTCGATCAGGGTCGCTAGTGCGGGGGGGCACCCGATTGGCCGAACTGGCCGATGTGCATGGATACGTCAATGCAGGTGCTATTGTTGCTATCCGAAGTGGCCATGCAAATGTCAAAGCCCCTGGTGGTGGCCATCAGCTTGGCGGAATAGGTATCGAGATCGGTGCCACCTTTTTTGCCGTGGGTGCGGCATTTCCCAAAAAAGTGCGAATGGATCGCTGGGGGGCCACATGTTAGCTCTCACTTTATTTGTGCATTTGCAACATTGGCTGTCCTTAGCCTGGCGGCTATGTCCTTCCACCTATCCTTGTGTCCGTATCATATTGATATTTTTTAATAAAAAGCGCTAGCCTGACGGCTATGCCGCAGCTGGTCGAAGAGCTGGTATTAGACCGCATCCGAGATCGCCGGCTCCGCCTTCACGTAGTACAGATAATCGTGATGGCGGATGCCCTCGCGCAGCGCCTCGATCTCTTCCGCCGCATGGTCTCGACTCAGCGCCTCGAGCGGGCGAAAGTCGGTGCTGGGGTGATGCTTGAAGTCCACCGGCGCATCCTGTCTCTCGCTAAGCCCCGAACTTTTTCATGCGTCCGGCGTGGCCGAGGGCGAGGCCTTTGACATGGAGGAAATAGAAATCATGCCGATCGGCATCATCAGGCCGGTGGAGAAGACCGCCGCGAACAGATACCAGAAGCGGGACTCGCGGCTGTCGCCATCGGACTCCTCGACCGGCCGGGCGGTGTCGTGGCTCTCCGGAAAGGCGATGGATGGCGCCAGATCGCGGAAGCTCTGATACTGATCAAGCAGCCAATCGGCGCGGCCTCGCGGGCGCGCTTGATGAGCACCTGCCAGACCTTGCCGGGCAGCTGATAGGCGGCGTCGCGGCAAAAGCCGCGGAAACCAAGCGCGGTGGAGTGACCGATGACCTCGGAAAAGAAGTCGAACATCTCGTCGCGGCGGGCGGCGATGGGACCCTGAGCGCGGTCGCCAAGAGCCTCGCCGGCAGCGAGAAGACGCTTGGCCTGTTGCCGCTCGGAACCCTGAAGCACTTCGCCATCGAACTGGGCATGCCCTTGGATCTGCGCGGCGGCCGCCTGTCGGTCTACCTTTAGGAACGCAGCGGGCGGCTGGCGCTGCCCGGGCTGATCATCCACGCGCTGACCGGTCGCTTGCCAGCGGCCCCGGCTTTCCGCGCACTTACCACCACCAGACTGGCGGTGGAGACCCTTCGCGACCGGCTGCGCGTGGCGCACGACGGCGAGATCGAGGCGATGCGTCCGCCACTCCAATACCGGATTCGCGAGCAGGCCTTGCGGGTGCGGGTACCGAGCGCGCGCGAGGTCCGCCTCGGCGGACTAGTCGACGAGCTGGCCGCGCACCTTCTCCTTGAGCGCATCGAAACGCTCGCCGAGCTTGCGCAGCGACTCCTGCTGGAGGGCGGTGGTCTGCCGCAACTCCCGCGACAGGCGCTCGAGGGTGTCGGTATAGTCCCGATTCCAATCGGCGAGGCCCTGGCGTAGCCGGGTCAGGACGGGATCCTGCTGGCCGTGCTGCTGCTGCGAGTCGTACCCGAACCGATAGTCGACGACCGCCTCGGTGACCTCGCCGTGGAAGAGACGGTACAGCTCGACGCGTAGACACTTGCCGGCATAGTTAAAGCGACCATCCTTGACCAAGCGGCGCACGTTTATGCGGATGCGCGTCGAGCGCAGCAAATGAAGCGGCGCCTGGGTCGCTGCGCGCTTGACCAGTTCGTGATCCTCGGCCAGCTTGAGGCGCTCATCGAAGCCGCCGATCCGCTCGAACAGGGCACGCGCGATGAAGATCGCGAAGCCGCCGGCGTGGGGATCGGTGCGCAGGCTGAACTTGACATAGAGATTGGCCAAGTCGAACAGCAGCGCGTCGAGCGGATGATCCGAGTCGGGCTCGAACCAGCAGGTGGCCAGACGGATCCTCTCTGCCTCCATCTCCGCGATCGCCTTCTCCAAAAAATCCGGCGGCGGCAAGACATCAGCGTCGAAGAAGAAGAGCAGGTCGCCGCGGGCGATTTCCGCGCCACGGTTGCGCCCGACGCCGGGCAGTCCGCCGTCCGTGAGGACCAGACCGCGTTCGCGCACCAGCTCGCGGGTGCCGTCGCTGGAACCCGCATCGGCGACGATCACCTCGAAGTCGCGGAAGCTCTGGGCGGCCAAGCGATCAAGCAGCCCCGGCAGCAGCTCGGCCTCGTTGAGGGTCGGGATGACAATGCTGGCCTTCATGCGGCGTTCTCCCGTGGTTTTTCAGGCTCAATCAGGGCTCAATCAGATCATGGACGGCATCCTCGGTCCCGTCCAACACCTCTTGCAGCCAGCGCTCGTCGACGTCGAAGCCGCCGGTGCGGCAGATCTCGGTATACCAGCGGGCACTGGCCTTTGGGGTACGGCGCTGGGTCGCATAGTCGACGTGGACCAATCCGAAGCGCTTCGACAACCCGAATGCCCACTCGAAATTGTCGAGCAGGCTCCAGACGAAATAGCCGCGGATATCGCTTCCCTCGTCCAAGGCCTTGCGCAACATGACCAGGTAGGCGGCCAGATAGCGGCGCCGCGCCGGGTCCCGAACCTCGCCGTCGACGTCGACCCGATCATCGAAGGCGGCGCCGTTTTCGGTCACATAGACCGGCGGATTGCCATAGCGTTCGCGCAGCCAGGTCAGGGTGGCCAGGAAGCTCTGCGGATAGATCTCCCAGTCCATGTCGGTGTAGCGGACCTTGGGGTCCTCGCTCGCGCCGACACGAAACCCCAGCACGGGCGGCCAACCGCGCCTAACGACGATATGCGAGTAATGGTTGACGCCAATGAAATCCACCGGCCGTGAGATCAGCGCCAAGTCCTCTGGTCTCATGCCGCAGTTGAAAAGCCGCATCAGGCGCCGGATGGTGCGCGGGTAGTGACCACGCAGGATGGGGTCGGCGAAGACCCGGTTGGCCAAGCGATCAAGACGCTCGGCGATCCAGATATCCTGCCGGCGCTGCGGCAGCACCGGAAACAGGTTCAGCGCCGGGCCGACGCGCGCCTCGGGAGCCTGGGCGCGCAGCGGTTCGAGGGCGGCGCCATGGGCGAGCAGCAGGTGATGCGCCGCCCGCAGCGCGCGCACCAGGTTACGCCGTCCGGGTGCATGCTGGCCGGCGAGGTAGCCGGCGGCGGTAATTGTCATAGGTTCGTTGATGGTTACCCAGTCCTGGACGCGGTCGCCGAGGCGGCGCGCGACCACCTCGGCATACTCAGCAAAGCGCCAGGCCGTCTCCCGCTGCTCCCAGCCGCCACGCTTATCCTCGAACCAGGGCAGATCCCAATGATAGAGGGTCGCGAAAGGGCGAATCCCGCGCGCGAGCAGGCCGTCGACCATGCGCTCGTAGAAATCAAGGCCGCGGTCATTGACCTGCCCTGACGGATCGGTCATCACGCGCGGCCAGGCGATCGAGAAACGATACGCCTGCAGACCGAGATCGGCCATCAGGTCGATGTCCTCGCGGTAGTGGCGGTAGTGCTCGCAGGCGACGGCGCCGTCGGTTCCGTCGGAGATCCGCTCCGGTCGCGCGGTGAAGCGATCCCAAATCGACTCGACCTTGCCATCCGCCGTCGGCGCCCCTTCGATCTGATAGGCCGAAGTCGCCGCCCCCCACAGCAACCTTTTGGGAAATTGAACACGCATCTTAATCCTCCAGAGTGTTTGATTATAAGCAAAAATCATTCCAGAAAGCAGGGCGCGGATCGGTTCGCGCGCGGACCGCGTAATCACTTTATTGGATGCCGCGGGCGCGAACCTGCTCAGCCGAGATGCTCGGCAGGGATGCGCGCGGCGATCAATGGCTTTGCGCTACGGGTGAAATCACCCGCTTAATGGTTGTAATGCCCCAGCCTCATCCGGCCTGAGGCCCTGATCCCCGCCGTATCGGCACTGACCGGCGCTCACCAGAAAATCGGCACCGACTTTGCTGCATGGGTGGCGCGCCATCATGCCGCATCAGCCCCCTCGCGCCGCGCCATGAAGCGCCAATCTCGCAATGTGACCCATCAACCAAGGAGCCGAATCCCGATGGCAGATTCCGCCCAAGGCCTCCATGAAGAGGCGTCCGAGTTGAGCGCGCTCACCCGTGATGTGCACCGTGCGCTGATATCACTCCAAGAGGAGCTCGAAGCCGTGGACTGGTATCGCCAGCGCGCCGAGGCCTGTCGCGACGACGAGCTGCGCGAGGTGCTCTTGCACAACATGCGCGAAGAAATCGAGCACGGCTCAATGCTGCTGGAATGGCTGCGGCGTTGCGATGCCACCTTCAACCAGCACCTGCGCACCTACCTTTTCACTGACTTACCCATCACCGAAGCCGAGGAGGCCGCGACGAGCGGCGTCGGAGACGCGGGCGCCAACAGCCCAGAAAGCGCGAAGCCCGCGGCCGCTTCGGCTGTCACGCCGGCTGCCGCCCCGCCTGCCTTCCCTCCGGCTCTTACCCTTGGCAGCCTCAAACAAGATCGGGAGGTGACATGATGATCTATCTGAACCGTGCGGCCGCAGGCCTGCCGGAAACCGTCTGGGAGCGCATTGATGAGAGCGCGCTCAAGGCCGCGAGCGAGGTGCTCACCGGCCGCCGCTTCCTGGATCTCGACGGTCCCTATGGGCTTGGGCTCACGAGCATTGAGGCTGGCCCGGAAACCATTGCCGCGGACGGCGGCGACGAGCTGGCCACCACCATCGGCAGCCGGGCCTTGCCGGTGCCACTGCTGCAGCATTCATTCAGCCTCAGCCGGCGGCGGGTCGAGGGCCACCTCGGGCTTGCGCTCCCACTCGACCTGCGCGCGGCGGAGGATGCGGCCGAGGCCGTTGCCCGACGGGAAGAGCAGGTCATTTACAACGGCGTGCCAGAGCTTGGCCTGGAAGGCCTACTGACCGCGAACGGCCGCGCTACCTCGGCCGGTGGCGATTGGAGCCAGGTGGAGCAGGCGCTCGATGATGTGCTGAACGCGGTCAACAAGCTGGATGCGAACGGCTTCAGCGGCCCTTACGCATTGGCCCTGTCACCGCCACGCTACAACGCCCTGTTCCGTCGCTACCAATGCGGCGACATGCTGCAGGTCGACCATCTGAGGCGACTCTGCGAGGCTGGCGTCTACAAGGCTGCCATCGACGGCGCTGTTCTGGTCGACCCCCGCGTCGGCGAGATCAAGATCGGACAGGATCTGCGCGTCGGCTTTGCCGCGAGCGATGGCATCCACCTCAAGCTGTTCATCTCCGAAAGCCTGGTCTTTCTGCTCGATGATCCAGCGGCGATCTGCACCCTGGAAGAGAGCCGCTGAGGGGACATCCAATGCGAGAGCAAGAACAAGCACAAGAGCAGGAGCCCGAAGGTCAGGATCAGCACGCGCACCACGACCATGGCGCCATGATCGCCGACTTCCGCCGGCGCTTCTGGATCTCGGTGCTGTTGACGGTGCCGATCCTGCTGCTGTCGCCTTTGATTCAGTCTTTTCTCGGACTGACCGATGCGCTCGCCTTTCCCGGCGATCAGTCTGCCCTGCTCGCCCTCTCCACCGCGGTGTTCCTCTATGGAGGCTGGCCGTTCCTGACCGGCCTCCTGTCTGAGCTGCGCGCCGGCGCGCCCGGCATGATGACCCTGATCGCCCTGGCGATCACCGTCGCCTATGGCTATTCAGCGGCCGTTGTGCTCGGACTCGAAGGCAAGGTGTTCTTCTGGGAGCTCGCCACCCTGGTCGATGTGATGCTGCTCGGCCACTGGATCGAGATGAAGTCGGTGATGGGGGCCTCGAGCGCGCTGGAGAGCCTGGTGCAGATGATGCCAGACCGGGCGCTGCGCCTCGACGACAGCGGCAAGGTCAAGGAGGTGCCGATCAGCGAGCTGCACAAGGGCGACCGCGTGCGGGTCCACCCCGGCGAGAAGGTACCGGTCGACGGCACCATCGTCGAGGGCAAGACCAGCCTGAACGAGTCCATGCTCACCGGTGAGTCCCGCCCGGTCGAGAAGGGTGAAGGCGACGAGGCCGTCGGCGGTGCCATCAACGGCGAGGGCAGCATCACGCTGGAGGTGCGGAAGACCGGCGCCGACACCTACCTGTCACAGGTGGTCGAGACGGTGCGCCAGGCGCAGGCGTCGCGCTCAGGCGCACAGAATTTGGCCGATCGCGCCGCGGCCTGGCTGACCTATATCGCCCTCTCGGCTGGCGTGATCACACTGGGTACCTGGCTCTTCGTTGGCTACGCCTTCGACTTTGCGCTCGAGCGCATGGTCACCGTGATGGTCATCACCTGCCCGCATGCCCTCGGCCTCGCGGTGCCGCTGGTCGTGGCCGTCAGTACCAGCCTGGCCGCCGGCCGTGGTCTGCTGATTCGCGAGCGCGCCGGCTTTGAGCGCGCGCGCAAGCTTGACGCGGTCGTCTTTGATAAGACCGGCACCCTGACCGCGGGGCGCTTCGGCGTTCAGGGGGTCACCCGCTTCGGCGACCTGGATGAGAACGAAATGCTGCGCTTGGCCGCAGGCCTGGAGGCTCGCTCCGAGCACCCCATCGCCCAGGGTATCGTCGAGGCGGCGCGGGACAAGGGGCTGCAGATCCCAGAGGCCAGCGAGTTCGAGAATCTTTCCGGCCGTGGTGCCAAGGCCCAAGTCGAGGGCCGCCTGATCCGTGTAGTCAGCCCCGGTTATCTGCGCGAGCAGGCGATATCGGTCGATGAGGACGCGGTGGCCCCGCTGCGCGAGGGCGGCAAGACGCTGGTCTACCTGCTGGAGGATGAGCGACCGCTCGGCGCCATCGCGCTCGCGGACCTGATCCGCGATGAGTCGCGCGAGGCCATCAGCCGTCTCCAGGCGATGGGCATCGACTGCCTGATGCTCACCGGCGATGCCGATGCCGTGGCCAAGTCGGTCGCTGACGAGCTGGGCCTGAGCGAATACTTCGCCGAGGTGCTACCGGACGAGAAGGCCAAGCGCATCGAAGCGGTTCAGCGTGGCGGGCGCATCGTCGCCATGGTCGGCGACGGCGTCAACGATGCCCCGGCACTGGTGCAGGCCGACCTCGGCATCGCCATTGGCGCTGGCACCGATGTGGCGGTCGAGTCGGCCGATATCGTCCTGGTCGAATCCGACCCTAAGCGCGTCGCCGATGTGATCGAGCTCTCGCGGGCCACCTTCGGCAAGATGATCCAGAACCTGTTCTGGGCGACTGGCTATAACGCTGCGGCTATCCCGCTCGCAGCCGGGGTTGGCTATGGTTCCGGCATCCTGCTGAGCCCCGCCGTCGGCGCTGCATTGATGTCGCTGTCGACCGTCATCGTCGCCATCAATGCCAAGCTGCTCGGGCGCTTCAAGCCCTCGGGTGCCTGAAACAAGGTACGCCGTTCAGGCCGGCTCGTAGAGGTACACCTGAGCACGCTCGTCGAATGCCACGGGACTCGGCATCGCCGGGGATGCGCGCAGCTCCCGCGCACCAACCGTCAGATGCAAGGTCTCTCCAGCAGGGTCAAGCCAATTGATCGATTGTCGTGACACCAAGCACGGCTGTTCGCTGCCGTGAGGGTCCGCGGCAGAAGGGCC includes:
- a CDS encoding copper-translocating P-type ATPase, with product MREQEQAQEQEPEGQDQHAHHDHGAMIADFRRRFWISVLLTVPILLLSPLIQSFLGLTDALAFPGDQSALLALSTAVFLYGGWPFLTGLLSELRAGAPGMMTLIALAITVAYGYSAAVVLGLEGKVFFWELATLVDVMLLGHWIEMKSVMGASSALESLVQMMPDRALRLDDSGKVKEVPISELHKGDRVRVHPGEKVPVDGTIVEGKTSLNESMLTGESRPVEKGEGDEAVGGAINGEGSITLEVRKTGADTYLSQVVETVRQAQASRSGAQNLADRAAAWLTYIALSAGVITLGTWLFVGYAFDFALERMVTVMVITCPHALGLAVPLVVAVSTSLAAGRGLLIRERAGFERARKLDAVVFDKTGTLTAGRFGVQGVTRFGDLDENEMLRLAAGLEARSEHPIAQGIVEAARDKGLQIPEASEFENLSGRGAKAQVEGRLIRVVSPGYLREQAISVDEDAVAPLREGGKTLVYLLEDERPLGAIALADLIRDESREAISRLQAMGIDCLMLTGDADAVAKSVADELGLSEYFAEVLPDEKAKRIEAVQRGGRIVAMVGDGVNDAPALVQADLGIAIGAGTDVAVESADIVLVESDPKRVADVIELSRATFGKMIQNLFWATGYNAAAIPLAAGVGYGSGILLSPAVGAALMSLSTVIVAINAKLLGRFKPSGA